The DNA segment ACGTGATGTCAGTGACTGGAAAGTAGAGACGGGGGGAAGTCTGACCCCATCTCTAGCATCTTTAAGCTCTTTGTGAAAGCTGTCTGGAATATGATGATCAAATGGGAAAGCTCCGATGTACTGCAGGTGTTTACCTGAGGAAACAACACAGTATCTCAGTTATAGAGACAAGTCAttcaaacactgtaaatatgaagttaTGTAACACATTACCTATAGCTCTGAACTGGTCGTACTTAAACGTTACACAGATAAATGTCTGAGCATTCGCTGCTCCACCATTAGGCCAGAATATATTTTGATCTCTGAGAGGGAACCTTGGTGTGCTGTGTAGGAGCCAGACTCCCTGGTCTCCAGTTTTATCCACCATCAGAACTCCTGTGGAACATGAACAGTCAGACCACAGGTCATCTGAAGTCAGGTggtaaatcagtgtgtgttgagtgtttgttttccctgcTCACCTTTACTGTGGCCATGTGTATTAGAAACACTTCTCCCATCTGGAGGCTGATCGCTGTAGCTGATGAATCCAAAGTCCTTTGGCTACAAGTgatgcagaggaaacaacattTAGTAAAGATTTAATAAATGAGCTGTGTCATGCACAAGTACAAGTTATTGGCtatcaaagtaaaaatattaagtAACTAATATTACATGAATTAATAGACTTTACATTAAATCCACCTCAGGGAACCTGATTGCCAATTCATTGAATCACTCTGATAATATACACTAATTATGAATTTGGAACCTTGATTAATAACTAAGTTAATAACAACAACCAAAATGACCAAATCAATAGTTAGTAAAAGTTGAAGGACTTGGAGTTCTGCAGCACAGAGGTTAGCAATACTCACTTttatacaacattaaaaagaccagcaaaatattcagtgtgtgtgagtgttggggggaggggggcaacATGGAAACATGGCTACTTAAGGTAACAAAGATGGCGGAATCAAAGATGGCATCTAGGACTGACTGCATGTCATGTGGGGGAGGTCAACAAAGGTCAACGATTCTCTTAAGAACTCCTGAGAAGAGTGTGGAACTCCTCTCTCGAGGAGTTCAGAGAAGAACAGAGCTCAACTCCTCTCATGACTGAGAGGAGGATGGTGTTTCTCCTTTTTGTATGGCCTGGTGACATGAAGGGTCTTGGCCATACAGTGACCAATTGCAGCTGGAGTTGGAGATTTCACACCTACAGCACTGTCAGGACCTGATCagaaccacagacacagagacctGAATCTATGCAGATCTATACAGTCACACTCACCATTGTGCTGGTAAAGATGGGCCTCAGGGTGTTTGCTAGGATGCCTCTAGGATCATTGATGAGCTTACTGTTCCGTCGAAGGACTTTATCTGGACCAATGTAGATATACTCCAGACCTGTGAGCTGGCCTCTCTGATAGGGTGCCTTGTATAAGATGAACCTGAAGGAAGAGAACACAGAGACTTTCTGACTGTATGAAACCCAGACGTTAATAAGTtgaagaaaactgtgaaaccaTTCTCTCCTCATTCAGTCATCTGTTCATCCTGCAGATCAGAAACCAGGTTACAACACGTTGACGTGCTCTGCAGTAACCTGCTTATTCTGAATTCATTcatgcagcagctgatgtttCCTCCAACcatcacttcttcttcttctctgacctttcaatgtatgttactgtgactgaatgagggaggtgtgtgtttgattgttgCATCAGTGCCTGGTAGAAGGTCAGTGTTGTCTCACCAGTCCACTTGTCCCCCGTTCTCATCTTTGCAGGTGACTGAGGcgtcagagctgcagcagagcagactgaCAGCCAGGACAAACCTCCACATGGTCCCTGAAACAACATCAGCCTCATGTTCATTCAGTCCATTAAACACAGGTAAAGGCTAAACACACGAGTCCTACATTTAGTTCTTTAAtctgtcacagagcagctgttcttctcCTCTACTGAACTCCCCCATTTTTATTAACATCACTGAAGAAGAAAACCACAATCACATGTCACTGTTACATCAAATTACAACAACCACTCCAGCACACAGCTTGTTGCTTCTTCTctctaaaataaaaactcacctgaagtcagactttttattttttctataaTGAACCTTGATGAACAGATTCAGGTGGTTCCTCTGTTGACAGAGGAGAGTTTCCCTGCTCTGTTAGATTAATGAAATAATGTGGTTCTTACCTGTGTGAGGTTGAGCAGGTAGAGCAGTACAGAGCGCGCTCAGTCTccacagtcagtcagctgatcagGTTCCTTCCTCTGGTACTTGCACAGGGTGAAGTTTACTCAGATGCTGCGactgtgttcagacagacagatttaagGGAGACAGACCAGGATCTTACCTCCCACATCCTCCCTCTAAAATTTCCCCCACTGGAGTCACACCTGCAGAGTCAACAGATGAACTTCCTCTTCACAGGAATATTTACCTGAACGTCTCAGCTGTGTGATTGTAGTGAAGGTTGTTCCTCGTCATGTGATCAGACTCTGTACACAGTGATACAGGTGTGTCTGACAGAATGACTGCTCAGCTCATCATCAGCTAACTGAGTCAATAACAATCAGACAAACAATGTTCCTTTTATACACTAACTCTGATCTATCTGATGCATCTGGTGTCCTGTCGAGGACGTGGACTCAGCTCTCAGTCCAGTTCTACAAGGACCAAATGGTTCTGTTTCAGAAGGGACACGTTATTGACCTGCATCaagcaaagaaacaacattttgttattATAACAAAGATCTGGTGACTCTATTACTGATTAAAAGGAACCGATGCTTTAATTGTAGCACGATTAGATAAGTTTTACCTTCAGCCTCTACTCAGCGACACAGACCAGGAACACACCTCCTAAATCCTCCTGCTGAGTCTTGGATCAGTgatcaaagaaacaacagagtCACTTCCTCTTCAGAGACTTGGAGAAAAGTTTTACCTGAACATCATCAGATGTTTCAGCTCTGACAGAGAGATCAGTCATGAAAAGTTTCATTACTGATCTGTCAGAGAAAGTGAGAACAGGTGAATCTATGACTCCCCTGGATCTCCGTCCTCCACCCTCTGAGCAGGTGTAGGTGTACGAGGAGCTCACCTGCCCAGACCTTTGATCCCAGACGATCCTCGGGCCAGACACTGCAGTCTGAGCCTCTCCACCGGGTCCTGACACTCTGACAGCTGACGCTTGGCGTTCATCGCCATCTCTCCATCATGTCTCGACGTCCCCgccatctgtcacacacacacacacacacacacacaaagtacataCACGTTTGTTACTTTACTCCAGTTTCCATTGGATGACACTTTCTACTTTGACTCCTCTAcagatatttgacattttccacCAACACATTGATCTGAGATCTATAGTTACTATAGTAACTTTGATTTTCTGCACCAACATGTGATGAGCTGATAAAATCTGATGTGTTATTCTAGATGAGAGACTGTGAACACACGGCTCAGGGTGGAGGACGGAGCTACATGTGCTGGATATGAGCTCACTGATAGAACTCATCTTGTTTTACAGGAGAACAACTTGCACAGAAATGATTCTCTTCAACACATGAGATTAAAAACAGCCTGAGAGGAGCCGTTCTGCATCAGGACTACTTTTACTTTGGATACTTGAAGCACAATTAGCTGCTCAGACTCCTGATCCTCCAGTAGACTAACAGAGGACTCTGacactgttgctgctgtagcTTCAGTAAAGAATCCCAGTTCCTCTCCCAGCTCCACTAACTGGACATTTTCACCAACAGTCACACTTCAAACTTTCAGATTTCTTCTACACTTTAATGCAGCTCACCTTCTGCTGCATCTTTGCTTGTTTCCTTCTCTGTTCAAATTCATCTCAAATGTtcctcagagagcagagaagcaCAGTCTGAGCTTCTAACACAAAGCACCAACACACCTGAACCTGATTACTTCCCAGGTGCAGCTCTGTCTCAGTCACCTTAGAGCCAggcagctccacctgctggtcGGAGGtataacatacaaacacacacctgaaaatggctcctgcttcacactgaacatcacatcagagaagaaaaactctCAGCTTCATGTTCTGACCTTTTCCAGACCaaaggatgaatgaatgaataatgtgaCTGATTCTAAAAAAACACCTGCACATAATAAGAATACCAACCTGTGTATTTCCATCATAGGCCACTTCTGGGGACATAGTTCAGCCTAAAGACTAACTGGGGACTAAAGTTGTGTCCTCAGTTGGAAGAAGCTGATTTttgggtcagtggttaaggttagggttagaacaGGAGGCTATGTAATGTCCCCAGAACGATCtatgacaatgtgtgtgtgtgtgtgtgtgtgtgtgtgtgtgtgtgtgtgtgtgtgtgtgtgtgtgttgtcattggtgTAAAATTTCAGATCATTTCTCTAAAATGACTCTGGAACTGATCATCAGTCAAAGATAAAGCAGAAACAGGCAGCCAGACTCTTTGtggtaaagacagaaataaaactttatttatttaaagattCTTTGTCAACATTGGAAATATTTtccattaacattttatattatacTGTGCGTGGTTAGTTTTTATGGATTAACATTATTATGGATAACCAACATATTTCATGCTGTATTTTCATTAACTGATCtacatttatataaatgaagaaaacaaggTTTATATTACTTATATCACTATTGAAAACATTAGAACAACATTcaacactgagaaaacacagagaaataaatgttcaacacagtctgactgtgatatcagggagggagggggctgctgtcacacactgttGTACTGAACATTAAACACCAGGGGACGTCCTCACTCCATTTAACAGCAGAACTGTTAGTTACACTCTGCATATTAACACAGTACACTGAGTACTTCTACACACCTGCTGTACTTGATGGTTCagtctgacaaaaacaagctcAACTCAAGCTCCACTTACTCCCTTGTTGTGGAGCTTTCGACTGTATTTCACCAGCTTTAACTGACAGTTGTTACAGTGAGTGTTGAAGGCTGCTGTAAGAGTCTGATGTTTAGTCCTGGGAGACAGTGAGCTGTGTgttcatcagtcagtgtgtttatatgctCTCAACAAACCAGGCTTGTTCTACATGCAGCAGGTCAGTGATCACATTTCTGTCCCTGATCTATTTTCGAAACATggattcattattttaaatgtccTGGAATCTGACTTATTCAGACTCTTAGTTTCAGACTTTGGGTGGAGCCATTTTAAACATGAGGACACATCAGTCAGAGTAATGAAGACTTACTGTATCTGTCCCTGTTTGAAGTCTTTGTCCTGTACATGTTGAAGATTATTAGAAAGGTAATTATCCTCATATATGAGCAAGAAAACTTTGTTCTGCAGCTGAAATGTAGCTGGAAAACCAGATTTCTCAGATTACTGCAGAGAGCTgactgtaatcagattactacAGAGATCTgactgtaatcagattactgcagagagctgactgtaatcagattactgcagagagctgaatgtAATCAGATTACTACAGAGATCTgactgtaatcagattactacAGAGATCTgactgtaatcagattactgcagagagctgaatgtaatcagattactgcagagagctgaatgtaatcagattactgcagagagctgactgtaatcagattactgcaGAGAGTTtactgtaatcagattactacAGAGATCTGACTGTAATCACATTACTGCAGAGAGTTtactgtaatcagattactgttGAGAgctgtaatcagattactgaaGTCCACGCAACAGTCTGCACAAAGTAGCAGAGTGCATTTACTCAAAGTCAAATTGTAGGTACTTTATTTTATGCTACTCTTTACTCCACTACAACTAACATCTGTAGTTACTAGCTACATTACaattaaaagttttaaagaCATAACAAATaatgaacttaaaaaaagaaaatgcattttcataAACATACAACTACCTCACAATGTGTACAGTAGTTAAAATCAGCTCAAACAGCTACAACAGGAAAAATAATCCAGTAACGTGATTAGTATTATGACACCAGCAGAGGTGAATTGAAAACTCTTCTTACTGATAAGACTTCTGTACCTTTGTATTGTTGTATCACAGGATGTTTACAGGTAATGGAgtattttgctatttttctATTGTTACTTTTACCTAACGGTATAATTTGCAGGATTGGCCCCAGTAgaagtgtgtggttgtgtattTATCTGCAGTGACTCAGGAACCTCCAGTCAATCACAGTGTGCAAGGTGTGAGGGCAGAAAACCCTACCTTCACACTTGGCGGTGTCATGTGGAAAGAGttacaggtctgtgtgtgtttgactgaggGGCTGAGTTTAGGCTGCATTCACACTAAATATGGCAGCGTGGCACCTTCACACAGGATCATGTGAAAGTGTGGTTGGTTGTCTCTTTCTGGATCATTGAGCTAAGATGCGAGGCCAACTGTGGTGTTTTTACAAAAAGAAACCAAGAAGTCCTGATCTGAATTCTTCATCTACAACTGCACGTCTTTTTAGTAATGTAGTTATTAAATCAATATTACACTTTTTATGCaataacatgttgatgtttaaagAGCATCGACCAATGAAAGGTCAGAATGAGGTTCTTCACCTACTTCACTGTTTCTTTAACTGGTTTACCAGCTGCCAGTTTTCCAAACATGTACCTCAGTCCTGCTCTGGTTCCTTCGTcctgtctcctcttcatctcctccagtTTCTGGaccttctctgtgtctcctttctccttcatcttctcaaTCAGGAAGTCCAAGTGGACATGAGTGGACACTGAATCCACATTCAGGGCGATCTGCTCCAGACTGACAACATGTTGGTAGGACTCTTCAGGGAGCTGAGTCTTCTCTGCTGTCAggtctttcatttccttttccagATTTTCCAAGAGGCTCGACTTCTTCTCACATTCAGCTTTATTCTTTTCAtacttctctttcatttcattaaaagtCATCTTAACTCTCCTGGTCTTGTTGACATAGATCTTCTGTTCTTTCACATGATCTGATACAGGACACTTCCTGGTACAAACAGTACAGTGGCCTCCTTTTATCACCTCACAGTGTTCAGGATACCAGGCCTTTGTACATCCAGGATAGTGACAGTTCTCTTCACAGACTTTACAGGTCACAGCTCCTTCATAAAACAACCAACCCCCACCACTGATGGGTTCTTTATCTTTGTAGACCACATCAACTTCTACAGTGAATTCTTCattcttcttcatctcttcttcatgttttttcagAGCTTCTTGAGTTTGTGtgatctctgtctgtctcagttcAATCAACTTGATTCTGTCTTGCAGGTTGTTGATGCAGGCTGTCAGTCTGATTCGTGAATTCAACACTTCaactgttttcatcagtttctgGGGTCCAGATTTTTCCAGAAAGTCTGTAAACTGACTCATTCCCCTACCTGTCACTTTCCATGCATTCTTTAAAACCATAtcagtttcctctgttctctgtttggtCTGACAGttatcaaacaggaagtgaacaggCTGATTCTTCTCATTTCTGGCACATTTAATTTTTGCAGCTTCCAGAGCTTTAAGAGCATCTTCAGGTGTCACTCCATCTGAGTGTGTGATGAGAGCTATGATGTTCTTCTCCAGGTTTTTTCCAAACAAAGACACCACTGAATTGAAGATGTATGTCTGTCGGTCACTCAGTCGATTATCAGTCGCCTTCATCACCAGACCCACTGCATTCATTTCATGTACTCCATCATCTGAGCTGAACAGGTCCAACAACCTTTGACTGATGATGACATCGTGTTCGATTCCTCTGGTGTCTCCATATCCAGGAGTATCAATGATGGTCAGAGAGTAGGGCAGAGTTTGATCTTCAAAACCAAAGATCTCGTACACGATCACATCTGGTGTCTGACTTTCATACTGACGTCTCTTCTCGTCTTCTACGATCTGAAACCAGATGTCGTCTTCAAACTTCACTCCCATGCTGTAGTTGAACAGAGCATTAACCAGAGTAGattttcctgttcctgtttcacCAACAAGTAAGATGGTTTTGTTGATCTTCATCACATTTCTTTCTCCAACAGTCATTCTGGTCAGAGTTCCAATCTCCTCTTTCTTTGGTCTCAGCTGGTAGAGAGCAGGAGATCCTAAACTGATCAGAGAACTTTTAGAGATGATGTCCTTGAATTTGTTACGGATCCTGTAGAGAAAACAGATTCAATCAAAACTCTCAGCTTCAGTTCAGAATTGTCCTTTTATCACTACAGAGGGAGAAGATATTAGATAAAGAGGTGTGAACATGTTTGTTGGTGAGTTTTCTGCATCATATTTGAAGCTGATGTAACAACAACAGTAGT comes from the Lates calcarifer isolate ASB-BC8 linkage group LG9, TLL_Latcal_v3, whole genome shotgun sequence genome and includes:
- the LOC108875554 gene encoding uncharacterized protein LOC108875554 codes for the protein MSSRRKRSDSMEHPPEFSDQPPEVVKEELLKTLEELEDEEFDQFKWILQKPEILEGFSVIPKRRLDKANRQETVDQVVQNYNQQSVEVMKKVLKKMNRNDLVKFLSCNTGAQVSPQQTTSHQTSLQSDPQNRIRNKFKDIISKSSLISLGSPALYQLRPKKEEIGTLTRMTVGERNVMKINKTILLVGETGTGKSTLVNALFNYSMGVKFEDDIWFQIVEDEKRRQYESQTPDVIVYEIFGFEDQTLPYSLTIIDTPGYGDTRGIEHDVIISQRLLDLFSSDDGVHEMNAVGLVMKATDNRLSDRQTYIFNSVVSLFGKNLEKNIIALITHSDGVTPEDALKALEAAKIKCARNEKNQPVHFLFDNCQTKQRTEETDMVLKNAWKVTGRGMSQFTDFLEKSGPQKLMKTVEVLNSRIRLTACINNLQDRIKLIELRQTEITQTQEALKKHEEEMKKNEEFTVEVDVVYKDKEPISGGGWLFYEGAVTCKVCEENCHYPGCTKAWYPEHCEVIKGGHCTVCTRKCPVSDHVKEQKIYVNKTRRVKMTFNEMKEKYEKNKAECEKKSSLLENLEKEMKDLTAEKTQLPEESYQHVVSLEQIALNVDSVSTHVHLDFLIEKMKEKGDTEKVQKLEEMKRRQDEGTRAGLRYMFGKLAAGKPVKETVK
- the LOC108875544 gene encoding plancitoxin-1 isoform X4, whose translation is MWRFVLAVSLLCCSSDASVTCKDENGGQVDWFILYKAPYQRGQLTGLEYIYIGPDKVLRRNSKLINDPRGILANTLRPIFTSTMPKDFGFISYSDQPPDGRSVSNTHGHSKGVLMVDKTGDQGVWLLHSTPRFPLRDQNIFWPNGGAANAQTFICVTFKYDQFRAIGKHLQYIGAFPFDHHIPDSFHKELKDARDGVRLPPVSTFQSLTSRGGQLFGSIAKQQSNIVTVGDLYVSIASLPEVNSDLYVQTWLERSGTPAKSFCPPQGKKVQNIESIHVTGLGEWERTKDHSKWCVATDQNRPWTCIADVNRADSQFKRRGGALCIMDKDITDTFSLFVMRAELC